AAATCATAAGTATGATCAGGAGGTTTTTATGACCTACATTGAAAAGCTAAATCCTTGGTGTATAGTCCGCCATTTTCCTAGTATGCAACATCAAATAGTTGCTCGTTTTCGTCGCCGCAGTGACGCAGAGGCTTATTCACAAGCTCTACACCGACTGATACCAAGTGCAACTTTCACAATCATTTTCAATCCAGCAGTCGAGCAACCAGAGCAAATTACCCCATGATTCTGTCGTTCTGGAAGTCAACTTAACTTGTAGCGAATTCTCTTGTTTGTTGAAACATACGATATCCCCCTTGCTCCTTTTTTTCCATGAAAGCAAGGGGGGATGATTTGTAGCTAATATTTGAAAAGTACTACTATGTTTGCACAAACTCCGTCATCGATAAGACTTTTGATACTTTACCATATCGGCAAAACTCAGAAAACACTGCTGACACCAACCATCCACCCACACTGCTGGAATCTTAAATCTTGCCCCACAGTTTGGACATTCTGACAACAAAATTAATTGGTGGCGATCGCACCCTTGCGTTATCTTCAACTGCCATTCAATCTTATGACAAGGTGACTCAACATAACAAGCAGCACATAACCGAATCGGCTCAAGCTTCATCCCCACCCCAGGAGGTGGTAACATCTGCGCTAGCCTATCAGCATCAACCTCCACAACCTTAGCCAATGCCTCTAATTGCTGGCGAGACGGTGGGGGATTAAACCGAAATTTTTCCCATCGGGCGATCGCACCGCCAAGTCCTGCTGCTTTACCTAACCCAGTAGGCGTTAAATCATTTGCTCGTCGAAAGCGTCCTAAAAAGTGGCTTAAACTTTCTCTTTCTAAAGGTTCTATTTGAAACAGCCAAGTTTGAATCTCTACCATTTCCATTATTTGTACTCCGCAGCTACTTCCTTCAGCGTTTCCAAATCAACCTTCTGTAATCCTTTCTTCAATGCCCGAATGGCTGCCTCCCTGAGAATCATATCCAGCAGACCAATGTAACCACCAGTTGCTTCACCCAAAGTCTTAAGCATTGTCTTACTGGAAAGATTAGAAGCAACTGGCAGTCTTAAAATTTGCCGTTCCCAAATTTCTACTGTTCGTTTAAAATCTTCTCCTGACAATTTACCAAACCTATGACCAGCTTGAAAGCGGCGTTTAACTTGTTCATCCCTCCCAATGACAGCATCTAAACGATCAGTACCCACTAAGACAACAGATATTTCTAATTCTTCACCAATGTCTCTTACATCTTTAAACGTATTCGGCTTCAAGCGGTCAGCCTCATCAATAATTAAACTTTCTACCCCACAGCCTTTAAGAACCCGCCGAGTCCGTTCTCGAATTTCTGCAACTGTTCCCTTCGTCATTTGATATTTTAAATGCTCAATAATTAACCTGAATAAATCCTTAGAGCTGCATTCTGGAGGAACTAAAATGTAAGCAACAGGAACTATTGGAGGTTTACCTGGCTGTTGCGTTGGTTTATGTCTTAACCTGTAAGCATCACAGGCAATAGTTTTGCCTGTACGTGACTCTCCTAAAATTCGACAACACTGACGTGCTTGACGCTTTCCTTCCAGCCATTCATGGAGAATCTGCACTTGCTCAAGTGGGATAAAACTCTTTCGGTTCAATCGTTGAATTTCTGCTTGTAGTTTTTCATTATTTTGTGGAATATTACCTAATTGTTGAACTACTTCTTGTGCTGGTTTGGAATTCATATTCTAAAACCCGTAATCTTCACGCATTTGTTCGTAATCAAATACCTCTGGCATGTGGTATTCTGGCTCACCGTCAATAGATGCCACGTCTATTTCTTCTGCTTCAACAGGCACAGGTTTTTTAGCCTTTTCAACTACAGCCTGTTCTGCTTTTTGACGTTCCTTTTTGGTTTTCTTTTGGGTCAGAAAAGTTTCGCGATCGCGTACCTCTGCCAACATTGAGCGATTGCTAATCATCTTCCCTGCTTGCCGAATCTTACGACTACTAGCTTTCGCCTCATCCAAAGATAATTGCTCAGTTTCTAAATCCTGAGCAAATGCCCTAGCTAAAAACTCTTCTTTATTACCCAAATGGCGATAAACCAACAAAGTTGTAATGTCTTTGGGGTCATAGCGCAGTACAACGCTTTCACCTGCATAACCTGTCAAATTTTCTCCCCGATACATCAGATTTTCAAATTGCAGATATCCACCTCTATAAATGGAGCGTCGAGTTTGCTTCATCAGGCAAATACGTAACTCCTCTTCTGAAATTACATTAGGAGAAGCAATTAACCCTGCTTCCCATCGTTGATAGCGAGTTTGATCGCCAAGACGCGCATCAGGACGCTGGTTATATTTATCCACGATGTAGCGTACAAACCTATGTTCCAACTCCCGTAAAGTCAGACAAGCCTCCTTCTCAGCTTGCTCTGGACGTTCCTGCACATTTGA
This Nostoc sp. KVJ3 DNA region includes the following protein-coding sequences:
- a CDS encoding TniQ family protein, with product MEMVEIQTWLFQIEPLERESLSHFLGRFRRANDLTPTGLGKAAGLGGAIARWEKFRFNPPPSRQQLEALAKVVEVDADRLAQMLPPPGVGMKLEPIRLCAACYVESPCHKIEWQLKITQGCDRHQLILLSECPNCGARFKIPAVWVDGWCQQCFLSFADMVKYQKSYR
- a CDS encoding TniB family NTP-binding protein, whose protein sequence is MNSKPAQEVVQQLGNIPQNNEKLQAEIQRLNRKSFIPLEQVQILHEWLEGKRQARQCCRILGESRTGKTIACDAYRLRHKPTQQPGKPPIVPVAYILVPPECSSKDLFRLIIEHLKYQMTKGTVAEIRERTRRVLKGCGVESLIIDEADRLKPNTFKDVRDIGEELEISVVLVGTDRLDAVIGRDEQVKRRFQAGHRFGKLSGEDFKRTVEIWERQILRLPVASNLSSKTMLKTLGEATGGYIGLLDMILREAAIRALKKGLQKVDLETLKEVAAEYK